In the Wyeomyia smithii strain HCP4-BCI-WySm-NY-G18 chromosome 2, ASM2978416v1, whole genome shotgun sequence genome, one interval contains:
- the LOC129722841 gene encoding uncharacterized protein LOC129722841 isoform X1, with translation MFAEKLLASVVKADVIAANSSDAEEMLEKFVPVGMINGSMGGQKPQTVITDLGKALLQAAKTGNTEKVHELMSRGAPFTADWLGTSPLHLAARYNHVETCKVLLRAGISKDSKTKVDRTPLHFAVYQGNIEIVELLLSSKCEVDAKDMLKMSALHWAVEKRHDKIVEMLLQHGADPNALSKFGKSPISIATETGQLDLVRILLLANQMRAASREQVQEATDSLMYELQEHKKRNSVHIDDAEDNITMDLSNDDSISNMSSSHRGGAGIDQHDSNTNDTDNLIEKEDSISDAIINLEQNTEQDPKNLDSSTLQMLKEHGIAMIPSDDSGSLITSAIQSGRKIVLSEAGKFALNETRVHSGTGISPSAMPTTKKTIKLIKKTTPYSLSQQQQQQQQQQRQSIGSSHTGSGGTIKTNKVIKILSAEEFKQICGGEVGGLKKFPTSEYRKTVQSTTPMRMPQLAHRPAGSIASSGSKTIKKIVMTKNRLATTGGSLSYSSEKLNTVNSFGSGSNSNSINNSNNNRHIITSADGVKRLRTATGMEIISKLPTKLPQDTVVSLEGATVQSRQTSGVVPMSTVSASQQRSHQQQVVSSNANFSSNSALSGGNAAGTVSIASNSSSPVMTFSELERHFLELKKQTDDLRKQFELSQKQNEEYRARVDKLEKEVQTLKQSSNNNPNNFIEIV, from the exons ATGTTTGCCGAGAAACTGCTCGCCAGCGTCGTCAAAGCGGATGTGATAGCAGCGAACAGCAGCGATGCGGAGGAAATGCTGGAGAAGTTCGTTCCAGTTGGAATG ATCAACGGTTCAATGGGCGGTCAGAAACCGCAGACCGTCATCACCGATCTGGGCAAGGCACTGCTCCAGGCTGCCAAAACCGGCAACACGGAGAAGGTTCATGAACTGATGAGCCGAGGGGCTCCTTTCACAGCTGATTGG CTTGGAACTTCACCGCTACACTTAGCTGCCCGGTACAATCATGTGGAGACGTGCAAGGTACTTCTGCGAGCTGGGATCAGCAAGGACAGCAAGACGAAGGTAGACCGAACACCGCTTCACTTTGCCGTGTACCAAGGAAATATCGAAATCGTGGAGCTGCTGCTGAGTAGCAAATGTGAAGTAGATGCTAAGGATATG CTTAAAATGTCCGCCCTGCACTGGGCAGTAGAGAAACGACACGACAAAATTGTCGAAATGCTTTTGCAGCACGGGGCCGACCCGAATGCTCTGTCGAAGTTCGGTAAATCTCCCATCAGCATAGCAACCGAGACGGGTCAACTGGATTTGGTTCGAATTCTACTGCTGGCCAATCAAATGCGGGCTGCTAGCCGTGAACAA GTCCAAGAAGCAACCGACAGCTTGATGTACGAGCTGCAGGAACATAAGAAGAGAAACAGTGTTCACATAGACGACGCCGAGGACAACATTACGATGGATCTAAGCAATGACGATAGCATATCTAATATGTCGTCTTCTCACAGAGGAGGGGCAGGGATCGATCAGCACGACAGTAACACCAACGACACCGACAATCTCATCGAGAAGGAAGACAGTATAAGCGATGCAATCATTAATCTAGAACAAAATACAGAACAGGATCCCAAAAATTTGGATTCCAGTACGTTACAAATGCTGAAAGAACACGGCATAGCAATGATACCGTCGGATGATTCGGGCAGTCTGATCACATCGGCTATTCAAAGCGGACGAAAGATTGTCCTGTCGGAAGCGGGCAAATTTGCTCTCAATGAAACTAGAGTGCATTCGGGTACCGGGATTTCACCGTCGGCAATGCCAACTACAAAGAAAACAATCAAACTGATCAAAAAGACAACACCTTACTCCTTAtcccagcaacaacaacaacaacagcagcagcaaaggCAATCTATCGGATCTAGCCACACCGGAAGTGGTGGGACGATAAAAACAAATAAGGTAATAAAAATACTTTCGGCTGAAGAGTTTAAACAAATTTGCGGTGGAGAGGTAGGAGGTCTGAAAAAGTTTCCCACATCCGAATATAGGAAAACAGTGCAGTCAACGACACCAATGAG GATGCCCCAGTTAGCTCATCGGCCAGCAGGATCGATCGCGTCGTCCGGTTCAAAGACGATCAAGAAAATTGTCATGACGAAAAACAGGCTCGCAACAACTGGCGGGAGTTTGTCCTACTCCAGTGAAAAGCTTAACACTGTAAATAGTTTCGGTAGTGGTAGCAATAGCAATAGTATCAACAATAGCAACAACAATCGGCATATAATCACCTCGGCAGACGGTGTGAAACGACTTAGAACGGCCACCGGGATGGAGATAATCTCAAAACTGCCTACCAAGTTACCCCAGGATACGGTGGTATCGCTGGAAGGTGCTACAGTTCAGTCTCGACAAACCAGTGGTGTTGTTCCAATGTCAACGGTAAGCGCGAGCCAGCAGCGGTCGCACCAGCAACAAGTGGTGAGTAGTAATGCAAACTTTTCTTCCAACTCCGCACTAAGCGGAGGGAACGCCGCGGGTACCGTTAGCATCGCCAGCAATAGCAGTTCACCGGTAATGACATTCAGTGAACTGGAACGACATTTCCTTGAGCTGAAAAAACAGACGGACGATTTGCGGAAGCAGTTTGAACTATCTCAGAAGCAGAACGAAGAGTACAGGGCCCGAGTCGATAAGCTCGAGAAGGAGGTTCAAACACTGAAGCAGAGTAGTAATAATAATCCTAACAATTTTATAGAGATAGTTTAA
- the LOC129722841 gene encoding GA-binding protein subunit beta-2 isoform X2, translating into MGGQKPQTVITDLGKALLQAAKTGNTEKVHELMSRGAPFTADWLGTSPLHLAARYNHVETCKVLLRAGISKDSKTKVDRTPLHFAVYQGNIEIVELLLSSKCEVDAKDMLKMSALHWAVEKRHDKIVEMLLQHGADPNALSKFGKSPISIATETGQLDLVRILLLANQMRAASREQVQEATDSLMYELQEHKKRNSVHIDDAEDNITMDLSNDDSISNMSSSHRGGAGIDQHDSNTNDTDNLIEKEDSISDAIINLEQNTEQDPKNLDSSTLQMLKEHGIAMIPSDDSGSLITSAIQSGRKIVLSEAGKFALNETRVHSGTGISPSAMPTTKKTIKLIKKTTPYSLSQQQQQQQQQQRQSIGSSHTGSGGTIKTNKVIKILSAEEFKQICGGEVGGLKKFPTSEYRKTVQSTTPMRMPQLAHRPAGSIASSGSKTIKKIVMTKNRLATTGGSLSYSSEKLNTVNSFGSGSNSNSINNSNNNRHIITSADGVKRLRTATGMEIISKLPTKLPQDTVVSLEGATVQSRQTSGVVPMSTVSASQQRSHQQQVVSSNANFSSNSALSGGNAAGTVSIASNSSSPVMTFSELERHFLELKKQTDDLRKQFELSQKQNEEYRARVDKLEKEVQTLKQSSNNNPNNFIEIV; encoded by the exons ATGGGCGGTCAGAAACCGCAGACCGTCATCACCGATCTGGGCAAGGCACTGCTCCAGGCTGCCAAAACCGGCAACACGGAGAAGGTTCATGAACTGATGAGCCGAGGGGCTCCTTTCACAGCTGATTGG CTTGGAACTTCACCGCTACACTTAGCTGCCCGGTACAATCATGTGGAGACGTGCAAGGTACTTCTGCGAGCTGGGATCAGCAAGGACAGCAAGACGAAGGTAGACCGAACACCGCTTCACTTTGCCGTGTACCAAGGAAATATCGAAATCGTGGAGCTGCTGCTGAGTAGCAAATGTGAAGTAGATGCTAAGGATATG CTTAAAATGTCCGCCCTGCACTGGGCAGTAGAGAAACGACACGACAAAATTGTCGAAATGCTTTTGCAGCACGGGGCCGACCCGAATGCTCTGTCGAAGTTCGGTAAATCTCCCATCAGCATAGCAACCGAGACGGGTCAACTGGATTTGGTTCGAATTCTACTGCTGGCCAATCAAATGCGGGCTGCTAGCCGTGAACAA GTCCAAGAAGCAACCGACAGCTTGATGTACGAGCTGCAGGAACATAAGAAGAGAAACAGTGTTCACATAGACGACGCCGAGGACAACATTACGATGGATCTAAGCAATGACGATAGCATATCTAATATGTCGTCTTCTCACAGAGGAGGGGCAGGGATCGATCAGCACGACAGTAACACCAACGACACCGACAATCTCATCGAGAAGGAAGACAGTATAAGCGATGCAATCATTAATCTAGAACAAAATACAGAACAGGATCCCAAAAATTTGGATTCCAGTACGTTACAAATGCTGAAAGAACACGGCATAGCAATGATACCGTCGGATGATTCGGGCAGTCTGATCACATCGGCTATTCAAAGCGGACGAAAGATTGTCCTGTCGGAAGCGGGCAAATTTGCTCTCAATGAAACTAGAGTGCATTCGGGTACCGGGATTTCACCGTCGGCAATGCCAACTACAAAGAAAACAATCAAACTGATCAAAAAGACAACACCTTACTCCTTAtcccagcaacaacaacaacaacagcagcagcaaaggCAATCTATCGGATCTAGCCACACCGGAAGTGGTGGGACGATAAAAACAAATAAGGTAATAAAAATACTTTCGGCTGAAGAGTTTAAACAAATTTGCGGTGGAGAGGTAGGAGGTCTGAAAAAGTTTCCCACATCCGAATATAGGAAAACAGTGCAGTCAACGACACCAATGAG GATGCCCCAGTTAGCTCATCGGCCAGCAGGATCGATCGCGTCGTCCGGTTCAAAGACGATCAAGAAAATTGTCATGACGAAAAACAGGCTCGCAACAACTGGCGGGAGTTTGTCCTACTCCAGTGAAAAGCTTAACACTGTAAATAGTTTCGGTAGTGGTAGCAATAGCAATAGTATCAACAATAGCAACAACAATCGGCATATAATCACCTCGGCAGACGGTGTGAAACGACTTAGAACGGCCACCGGGATGGAGATAATCTCAAAACTGCCTACCAAGTTACCCCAGGATACGGTGGTATCGCTGGAAGGTGCTACAGTTCAGTCTCGACAAACCAGTGGTGTTGTTCCAATGTCAACGGTAAGCGCGAGCCAGCAGCGGTCGCACCAGCAACAAGTGGTGAGTAGTAATGCAAACTTTTCTTCCAACTCCGCACTAAGCGGAGGGAACGCCGCGGGTACCGTTAGCATCGCCAGCAATAGCAGTTCACCGGTAATGACATTCAGTGAACTGGAACGACATTTCCTTGAGCTGAAAAAACAGACGGACGATTTGCGGAAGCAGTTTGAACTATCTCAGAAGCAGAACGAAGAGTACAGGGCCCGAGTCGATAAGCTCGAGAAGGAGGTTCAAACACTGAAGCAGAGTAGTAATAATAATCCTAACAATTTTATAGAGATAGTTTAA
- the LOC129722842 gene encoding collagenase-like: MARWIVWMFLVTTQVWAEQSRIINGKDAELGQFPYQAKLIIDMPEGRALCGGSLLSDEWILTAGHCVEKARSFEVTLGAVDFKDQGNDGRTVLNATEYTRHPDYDGDTISNDVALIKLPEKVQFSDRIKPVALPTGHDSYDRRMAVVSGWGKQRDVMGGAARRLQYATLKVIKNNECRLLYGPAVQSTTLCCRGENRQSTCNGDSGGPLVLEDDKKLIGVVSFGHAIGCEKMLPVAFARVTEYTEWIQETTGITAEQGGEQPAENN; the protein is encoded by the coding sequence ATGGCCCGCTGGATCGTTTGGATGTTCTTGGTTACAACGCAGGTGTGGGCAGAACAGTCACGTATTATTAACGGGAAGGATGCCGAACTGGGACAGTTCCCTTACCAGGCCAAATTGATTATCGACATGCCCGAAGGTCGCGCTTTATGCGGAGGAAGTTTACTGAGTGATGAATGGATTCTAACCGCGGGTCATTGTGTAGAAAAGGCACGATCATTTGAGGTAACACTAGGGGCCGTAGACTTCAAGGACCAGGGGAATGATGGACGAACGGTGCTCAACGCAACGGAATACACACGTCATCCAGACTATGATGGAGACACGATTTCTAACGATGTGGCGCTGATAAAACTGCCTGAGAAAGTTCAGTTTAGTGATCGGATTAAACCCGTAGCGCTACCTACCGGTCATGACAGTTATGATCGCCGAATGGCCGTCGTGAGCGGATGGGGGAAGCAAAGGGATGTGATGGGTGGAGCGGCTCGGAGGTTACAATATGCCACGTTGAAAGTGATTAAAAACAATGAATGCAGGCTGTTGTACGGACCGGCGGTTCAATCGACGACACTCTGCTGCCGTGGTGAAAATCGGCAGTCCACCTGCAACGGAGATTCCGGTGGTCCGCTAGTACTGGAGGATGACAAAAAGCTAATAGGTGTGGTCAGTTTTGGTCATGCCATTGGATGCGAAAAAATGCTGCCGGTTGCTTTCGCTAGGGTTACGGAGTACACCGAGTGGATTCAGGAAACGACGGGAATCACGGCCGAACAGGGAGGGGAACAACCAGCGGAAAACAACTGA